One window of the Thermodesulfomicrobium sp. WS genome contains the following:
- a CDS encoding STT3 domain-containing protein, protein MPLPCILAKIRSSSAAADRAVPRSVVELSARGELWFALILSLAIGVVIRMTEFPLWMTPHLWVGDEPLMATHDAYAWLAGAKGIGGYVHTWLARGIAAIHTLTGLPLGVIGFWLPVVVTPITCVPVCWLAFRLGVPEAGALAGVMAGTSLGFLVRTRIGFCDTDILSLFFPTLVAALCAVWLQGALGERWGGRLRALRHEMVWPVVVGVAGMLSRGFYPQSGTIILAVLGGAALLVAVCGRRELWPQAFLALLAMFCLMFFDLWGLVPGGLAVAAMAQTGPRRLELLWAAVVAALVAAYFSDFAGVLHDYALRASMFTKNSSVDSIASDTLKLPSVTQSIREAQNLDWWGMMERVAGRGWLFVVSSLGFALALWRWPVLGVFAPFWGLGVASVWLGNRFSMYGGVPAGIGLAFAVAWGVRRLTARQGRRWIAQLVLSCFALWPAADVMRQVVPIPVIPKVFAETYLQLRQITPPDARLWQWWDYGYAAQYFAERMSFGDGGLHDGPWLFPLARVHMTNSPREAAQIMKFVTQSQLAATNGSAMTDPVIGFRKLGPQGTKEFLRRLAREDLSWDPLPEQYLVVTWENMRIAGWISFFGHWDVETGVSAPAILQPIAGKTDIDTQAGLLMNGGRTFALEKLFFVGPPPRQMAWNAGSGFNAIVNEAANSIHIADNRAFGSMMVQLLIGDPAAAAPYLELVVDRYPWVRVYRVRQAGVLGGVSQ, encoded by the coding sequence GCTGTGGTTTGCCCTCATCCTTTCCCTGGCCATCGGCGTCGTTATTCGGATGACGGAGTTTCCCTTGTGGATGACGCCGCACTTATGGGTGGGGGATGAGCCGCTCATGGCCACCCACGATGCCTATGCCTGGCTTGCCGGGGCCAAAGGCATCGGCGGCTACGTGCACACCTGGTTGGCGCGTGGCATTGCCGCCATCCATACCCTTACGGGTTTGCCTTTGGGGGTTATCGGATTTTGGCTGCCGGTGGTGGTGACGCCCATCACCTGTGTGCCGGTGTGCTGGCTTGCCTTCCGCTTGGGCGTGCCCGAGGCCGGGGCCTTGGCTGGGGTGATGGCAGGCACCAGCCTTGGATTCTTGGTCCGCACTCGCATCGGCTTTTGCGACACGGATATTCTTTCCTTGTTTTTTCCCACCCTGGTGGCGGCCCTGTGCGCCGTGTGGCTGCAGGGGGCTCTTGGCGAGCGTTGGGGCGGGCGCTTGCGTGCGCTGCGGCACGAGATGGTCTGGCCGGTGGTGGTGGGTGTTGCGGGGATGCTCAGCCGCGGGTTTTACCCGCAAAGCGGCACGATTATTCTGGCGGTATTGGGGGGAGCCGCACTTCTTGTGGCCGTATGCGGGCGGAGGGAGCTTTGGCCTCAGGCTTTTTTGGCGCTGTTGGCCATGTTTTGTCTCATGTTTTTCGATCTTTGGGGGCTGGTGCCTGGGGGGCTGGCCGTGGCGGCCATGGCCCAGACCGGCCCTCGGCGCCTTGAACTTTTGTGGGCGGCAGTGGTGGCTGCGCTTGTGGCGGCGTATTTTTCCGACTTTGCCGGAGTGCTCCATGACTACGCCCTGCGCGCATCCATGTTTACCAAGAATTCCTCGGTGGACAGCATCGCCTCGGATACCTTGAAGTTGCCCTCCGTGACGCAGAGCATCCGGGAGGCCCAAAATCTCGATTGGTGGGGCATGATGGAGCGCGTGGCGGGCCGGGGGTGGCTGTTTGTGGTCTCTTCGCTGGGCTTTGCCTTGGCCCTTTGGCGCTGGCCCGTATTGGGGGTGTTTGCGCCGTTTTGGGGCCTTGGCGTGGCCAGCGTCTGGCTGGGGAATCGTTTTTCCATGTATGGCGGCGTTCCAGCAGGCATCGGCCTCGCCTTTGCCGTGGCCTGGGGAGTGCGGCGCTTGACTGCACGCCAAGGGCGGCGCTGGATTGCCCAGCTCGTCTTGAGCTGTTTTGCCTTGTGGCCCGCAGCGGACGTCATGCGGCAGGTGGTCCCCATACCGGTGATTCCCAAGGTCTTTGCCGAAACATATCTGCAGCTGCGGCAGATTACCCCGCCGGACGCCCGGCTTTGGCAATGGTGGGACTATGGCTATGCCGCACAGTATTTTGCGGAGCGCATGAGCTTTGGCGACGGCGGCCTGCACGATGGGCCGTGGCTCTTCCCCTTGGCGCGGGTGCACATGACGAACTCCCCGCGCGAGGCCGCGCAAATCATGAAGTTCGTCACCCAGAGCCAGCTTGCGGCCACCAACGGCAGCGCCATGACCGACCCGGTTATCGGTTTTCGCAAACTCGGCCCCCAAGGTACCAAGGAGTTTTTGCGTCGCCTGGCCCGTGAAGACCTCTCCTGGGACCCGCTTCCCGAGCAGTACCTGGTGGTCACGTGGGAGAACATGCGTATCGCGGGATGGATTTCCTTCTTCGGCCATTGGGATGTGGAGACCGGCGTCAGTGCCCCAGCCATACTCCAACCCATTGCCGGGAAAACGGATATCGACACCCAGGCAGGGTTGCTCATGAATGGCGGCCGCACCTTTGCCTTGGAGAAGCTTTTCTTCGTGGGACCGCCGCCGCGGCAGATGGCGTGGAATGCGGGATCTGGATTCAACGCCATTGTCAATGAAGCGGCCAATTCCATCCACATCGCAGACAACCGCGCCTTTGGCTCCATGATGGTGCAGCTCTTGATTGGAGATCCAGCGGCAGCGGCGCCGTATTTGGAATTGGTGGTGGACCGCTACCCTTGGGTGCGGGTGTACCGCGTGCGCCAGGCAGGGGTGCTGGGCGGAGTGTCCCAGTGA
- a CDS encoding Rid family detoxifying hydrolase produces the protein MLEAISTDAAPAAVGPYSQAIQAGTLLFLSGQLGIDPASGRLVEGFAAQARQALANMAAILRAAGAGLEQVASVDVFVTNLEWFAEFNAVYAQFFGEHRPARAVVGVAALPLGALVEVRAVAVMDAGQGGPHA, from the coding sequence ATGCTTGAAGCCATCAGTACCGATGCCGCGCCTGCGGCGGTGGGGCCGTACAGCCAGGCCATCCAGGCAGGAACGCTGCTTTTCCTCAGTGGGCAATTGGGGATCGACCCTGCCAGTGGCCGTCTTGTGGAGGGATTTGCCGCCCAGGCCCGGCAGGCGCTTGCCAACATGGCGGCCATTTTGCGCGCCGCCGGGGCGGGCCTTGAGCAAGTGGCAAGCGTGGATGTCTTTGTGACCAACCTGGAGTGGTTTGCCGAGTTCAACGCCGTATATGCCCAGTTCTTTGGGGAGCACCGTCCGGCCCGGGCCGTGGTTGGGGTGGCGGCCCTACCTTTGGGGGCGTTGGTGGAGGTCCGCGCCGTAGCCGTCATGGACGCCGGCCAAGGAGGTCCGCATGCCTAA
- a CDS encoding TIGR00730 family Rossman fold protein, producing the protein MPKLSRRFGVFPSAHEDARSATLHVDCPQTASPSYRLAFQDQEFLLREELRPVRLQLELLKPELILQEQGIEATVVVYGSARLLDPEAAALRLEKVLEALKKNPDDLLLRQELSRARTAVTYAHFYEEARKLGRLVSEKGRDRGLVVITGGGGGIMAAANQGAHDVGAKSIGMNIVLPFEQHPNPYITPELCFQFHYFAIRKMHLLMRAKALVAFPGGFGTLDELFEALTLIQTRKVRPMPVLLFGKRFWTKVIHFEALVDAGTINPEDVRLFRYVSSAEEAWEIIAASLEVHAAP; encoded by the coding sequence ATGCCTAAGCTTTCCCGCCGTTTTGGGGTGTTTCCTTCCGCCCATGAAGACGCCCGTTCGGCCACCTTGCACGTGGACTGCCCGCAGACGGCATCGCCGTCCTATCGCCTTGCCTTTCAGGACCAGGAGTTTTTGCTGCGCGAAGAGCTGCGGCCGGTACGTCTCCAGCTTGAACTCCTCAAGCCGGAGCTCATCTTGCAGGAGCAGGGGATCGAGGCCACGGTGGTGGTGTATGGCAGTGCCCGCCTCCTGGATCCAGAAGCCGCGGCGCTGCGTCTGGAAAAGGTACTCGAGGCGCTCAAGAAAAACCCCGACGACCTGCTCCTGCGCCAGGAACTCTCCCGGGCGCGAACCGCCGTCACCTATGCCCATTTTTATGAAGAAGCCCGAAAGCTTGGCCGGTTGGTATCGGAAAAGGGCAGGGATCGCGGGCTGGTGGTCATCACCGGCGGTGGCGGCGGCATCATGGCCGCGGCCAATCAGGGCGCCCATGACGTCGGCGCCAAGAGCATTGGCATGAATATCGTGCTCCCCTTTGAGCAGCACCCCAACCCGTACATCACCCCTGAATTGTGCTTCCAATTCCACTATTTTGCCATCCGCAAGATGCACCTGCTCATGCGCGCCAAGGCCTTGGTGGCCTTTCCCGGCGGATTTGGCACCTTGGATGAACTCTTCGAGGCCCTCACCTTGATCCAGACCCGCAAGGTGCGGCCCATGCCGGTACTCCTTTTCGGCAAGCGCTTTTGGACCAAGGTCATTCACTTCGAGGCCTTGGTGGATGCAGGCACCATCAATCCCGAGGACGTGCGGCTTTTTCGGTACGTGAGCAGCGCCGAAGAGGCCTGGGAGATCATTGCTGCGTCCCTGGAAGTCCACGCCGCGCCGTGA
- a CDS encoding ABC-type transport auxiliary lipoprotein family protein, producing MMRMLPLLCTLCLGLFLGACASAPVPQFRLHTLEYAPPSQDLARVPAILRVAHFGIAPELRTPALVASRPFSRSDIPLERWRALPSELAADFLRRDFTASGVYTAVVEAGAYLPSDFILEGMVEEWSKRQSAHADEARLGITLTLVDARAPLAQAVVFQRRYDEVEPCPSPTGDGMAQAMSAAMARLSARVQADVQAAITARRGLPGTQQ from the coding sequence ATGATGCGCATGCTGCCTCTGCTCTGCACCCTCTGCCTCGGGCTTTTCCTTGGCGCCTGCGCCAGCGCGCCGGTGCCGCAGTTTCGCCTCCACACCCTGGAGTACGCCCCCCCATCCCAGGACCTTGCGCGCGTGCCTGCCATCCTCCGCGTGGCCCACTTCGGCATCGCCCCGGAACTGCGCACGCCCGCCCTGGTGGCAAGCCGGCCTTTTTCCCGCAGCGACATCCCGTTGGAACGCTGGCGCGCCCTGCCCTCGGAGCTTGCCGCAGATTTCTTGCGCCGGGACTTTACAGCAAGCGGTGTCTACACTGCGGTGGTGGAGGCTGGGGCATACCTCCCCTCGGATTTCATCCTGGAAGGTATGGTGGAAGAGTGGAGTAAACGCCAAAGTGCGCACGCAGACGAAGCGCGCCTCGGCATCACCCTCACCCTGGTGGATGCCCGGGCCCCCTTGGCCCAGGCCGTGGTCTTTCAGCGCCGCTACGACGAAGTCGAACCCTGCCCCAGCCCGACAGGAGACGGCATGGCTCAGGCCATGAGCGCGGCCATGGCCCGCCTCTCCGCCCGCGTGCAGGCCGATGTGCAGGCCGCCATCACGGCGCGGCGTGGACTTCCAGGGACGCAGCAATGA
- a CDS encoding MlaD family protein: MKTHSVHVAVGLFMTIGIALATAVIIWLGASSILDRGTVFVTYFDESVQGLSVDSPVKYRGVPVGRVSAIRIAPDGRLIAVELTISKEHIHNMEAQRENMVATLSNVGITGAMFVELNTRPPHEPDLSPKLSFTPPLPLVASRPSDIKKLFQEIDTITKQIQSVDFAGISRQTLGVLQTMDGTLKAARIGDIANETLALVADVRHALSREKLTRLTDDVSHAARAMRGAAEAAQAQVAELGALTRDLRALVAANRPHVDTGLAAMAESAQTLSAILDHTQGTITGVGAGARQGTERLLTTLESLERTAANLELLSAHLKDQPSLLFFSAPPQPLRATEEP; the protein is encoded by the coding sequence ATGAAAACCCATTCCGTCCACGTGGCGGTAGGTCTCTTTATGACCATCGGCATCGCGCTGGCCACCGCGGTCATCATTTGGCTTGGCGCAAGCTCCATCCTGGACCGCGGCACCGTGTTCGTCACCTACTTCGACGAATCGGTCCAAGGGCTCTCCGTAGACTCTCCGGTCAAATACCGCGGCGTACCCGTGGGTCGGGTGAGTGCCATCCGCATCGCTCCGGACGGCCGCCTCATCGCCGTGGAGCTCACCATCTCCAAAGAACACATCCACAACATGGAAGCACAGCGGGAAAACATGGTCGCCACCCTCTCCAACGTGGGGATCACCGGGGCCATGTTTGTGGAGCTCAATACACGCCCGCCCCACGAGCCGGACCTCTCGCCCAAGCTCTCCTTCACCCCGCCGCTGCCGCTGGTGGCCTCGCGGCCGTCGGACATCAAAAAGCTCTTCCAGGAAATCGACACCATCACCAAACAGATCCAATCCGTGGATTTCGCCGGCATCTCCCGCCAAACCCTCGGTGTCCTGCAGACCATGGACGGCACCCTCAAAGCAGCGCGCATCGGGGATATCGCCAACGAAACCCTGGCCCTGGTGGCCGACGTCCGCCACGCCCTCTCGCGCGAAAAACTCACCCGCCTCACGGATGACGTGAGCCACGCCGCCCGGGCCATGCGCGGGGCGGCAGAGGCCGCGCAAGCCCAAGTCGCCGAGCTTGGCGCGCTGACTCGCGATCTCCGCGCCCTGGTGGCCGCCAACCGCCCGCATGTGGACACCGGTCTTGCGGCCATGGCCGAGAGCGCCCAAACCCTTTCCGCCATCTTGGATCATACCCAAGGCACCATCACCGGTGTGGGGGCCGGCGCCCGGCAAGGGACCGAGCGACTCCTCACGACCCTGGAATCTCTCGAACGCACGGCCGCCAATCTGGAACTCCTTTCCGCGCACCTCAAAGACCAACCGTCTCTGCTCTTCTTCTCCGCCCCGCCCCAACCTTTGCGCGCCACGGAGGAACCATGA
- a CDS encoding ATP-binding cassette domain-containing protein, giving the protein MAPIIEVRNLTMGFGSRILLRDASFTVHRGEVFAILGGSGCGKSTLMRVLMGLVRPLAGNITIAGDVLDPDDAASYGRILARMGVMYQGGALLSSLTLAENILLPLTEGAGVPEDLAWDLARLKLAHVGLSGFEHFLPEEISGGMRKRAAIARALALDPDILFLDEPSAGLDPITSAELDALITRLNQSLGTTVVLVSHELPSILSVAHRVIVLHKETQSIVAQGDPHLLRDHPPHPFVDHFFHRTPLEDAP; this is encoded by the coding sequence ATGGCGCCCATCATCGAGGTCCGCAATCTCACCATGGGCTTTGGCAGCCGCATCCTGCTGCGGGATGCCTCCTTTACCGTGCACCGCGGCGAGGTCTTCGCCATCCTTGGAGGGAGCGGCTGCGGCAAGTCCACCCTTATGCGCGTCCTCATGGGCCTGGTGCGTCCCCTGGCCGGGAACATCACCATCGCCGGCGACGTCCTCGACCCGGACGATGCGGCGAGCTACGGACGCATCCTTGCCCGCATGGGCGTCATGTATCAGGGCGGTGCGCTCCTCTCCTCGCTTACCTTAGCGGAAAACATCCTGCTGCCGCTTACCGAAGGGGCGGGCGTACCTGAAGACCTGGCCTGGGATCTGGCCCGCCTCAAACTTGCCCATGTGGGGCTCTCCGGGTTTGAACATTTTCTCCCCGAAGAGATCTCCGGCGGCATGCGCAAACGCGCGGCCATTGCCCGGGCCCTGGCGCTGGATCCAGACATCCTCTTTCTCGATGAGCCTTCCGCCGGGCTCGACCCCATCACCTCGGCGGAGTTGGACGCCCTCATCACGCGCCTCAACCAGAGCCTCGGCACCACCGTGGTGCTGGTGAGCCATGAGCTCCCCTCCATCCTCAGCGTCGCTCACCGCGTCATCGTGCTGCACAAAGAAACCCAATCCATCGTGGCCCAAGGGGACCCGCACCTGCTGCGGGATCACCCTCCCCATCCCTTTGTGGACCACTTCTTCCACCGCACCCCTCTGGAGGATGCGCCATGA
- a CDS encoding ABC transporter permease produces MTTAYRLESTSDGLVVLLPPNIPVARLAAIAQEILSHCGTTTHQIHILLQELSPSCPDAPSARPETDCPPADTAVALARALGRAAQARGMSVTYAPRLEAAIAVLSVPLTEPNAATREGLLARFGRKTLEIARTCLDHASFLGEVCLCLVGVLRHPTRLRARDTVAAMRSVGVDAVPIVGLIGFLLGLIMAFMSAVQLAQFGANIYVASLVALAMVRELGPIMTAIVVAGRSGSAFAAEIGTMRVSEEVDALITMGFDPVRFLVLPKLVASALVVPLLALYANAFAIAGGLVVGVFMLDLTPTAYMQQTFRTLALFDVVWGFFKSGLFAILIALVGCHRGFAVRGGAESVGRATTSAVVTSIFLIIFVDSVLAVILRYWR; encoded by the coding sequence ATGACCACTGCCTATCGCCTGGAGTCCACAAGCGACGGTCTTGTCGTGTTGCTGCCACCCAATATTCCCGTGGCCAGGCTGGCTGCCATCGCCCAGGAGATCCTCTCCCATTGCGGGACAACCACGCACCAGATCCATATCCTTCTGCAAGAACTCTCGCCCTCCTGCCCCGACGCCCCCTCCGCGCGCCCCGAGACTGATTGCCCGCCAGCAGATACCGCCGTGGCCCTGGCCCGTGCCCTGGGCCGTGCCGCCCAAGCCCGAGGGATGTCCGTCACCTACGCCCCCCGCCTCGAAGCGGCCATAGCGGTGCTCTCCGTGCCGCTTACCGAACCCAACGCCGCGACACGCGAAGGACTCTTGGCCCGCTTTGGCCGCAAAACCCTGGAAATTGCCCGCACCTGTCTGGACCATGCGTCATTTCTGGGGGAGGTGTGTCTTTGTCTTGTCGGCGTGCTTCGCCACCCCACGAGGCTGCGCGCCAGGGACACCGTCGCGGCCATGCGCTCCGTGGGTGTGGACGCCGTGCCCATCGTGGGGCTCATCGGCTTTCTTTTGGGCCTCATCATGGCCTTCATGTCCGCAGTGCAACTCGCCCAATTCGGGGCCAACATCTATGTGGCCTCCCTGGTGGCCTTGGCCATGGTGCGGGAACTGGGCCCCATCATGACCGCCATCGTGGTGGCAGGCCGATCCGGCTCGGCCTTCGCCGCGGAGATCGGCACCATGCGCGTTTCCGAAGAAGTGGACGCCCTCATCACCATGGGTTTTGATCCGGTACGTTTTTTGGTGCTGCCCAAGCTCGTGGCCTCGGCCTTGGTGGTGCCGCTCCTGGCGCTCTACGCCAACGCCTTCGCCATTGCCGGCGGCCTGGTGGTGGGGGTATTCATGCTCGACCTCACGCCCACGGCGTACATGCAGCAGACCTTCCGCACCCTGGCCTTGTTCGACGTGGTCTGGGGATTTTTCAAAAGCGGACTCTTTGCCATCCTCATCGCCCTGGTGGGCTGCCACCGCGGCTTTGCCGTGCGCGGCGGGGCGGAAAGCGTGGGCCGCGCCACCACCTCCGCTGTGGTGACGAGCATCTTTCTCATCATCTTCGTGGATTCGGTACTGGCCGTAATCCTGCGGTACTGGAGATAA
- a CDS encoding hemolysin family protein, giving the protein MVALVITVVLVAGVSALCSLAEAALYAVPWSYIEGLRHQKRSAGEVLYRLRTHIDRPITAILTLNTVANTAGAAVAGAVAGEVLGEQWLWAFSTGFTLLILLLSEVVPKTIGVTHCRATATVLAPLVAGLTVLLRPWIFLVQGVVRWIQGGSHHGPLATEEDLVAMIHLSRQAGVIRPYEESSLRNILALDRKTVADIMTPRLVIFSLPVDLTVDEAWRKGAPWPHSRVPVYAGSDPEDIVGLVYRREVLQALAEDKHHLPLVNLVRPVEFVPEGMHLDRLLVRFLESRTHLMVVLDEYGGVSGVVSLEDVLEEILGKEIVDETDQVADMQELARRRRKVRPS; this is encoded by the coding sequence GTGGTGGCATTGGTGATCACGGTGGTCTTGGTGGCGGGGGTGTCCGCATTGTGTTCCTTGGCGGAAGCCGCCCTGTACGCAGTCCCGTGGAGCTATATCGAAGGACTGCGGCACCAGAAACGTTCGGCGGGAGAGGTGCTCTACCGCCTGCGCACCCATATCGATCGACCCATTACCGCGATCTTGACGCTCAATACGGTGGCCAATACCGCAGGCGCGGCCGTGGCTGGGGCCGTGGCCGGAGAAGTGCTCGGGGAGCAATGGCTGTGGGCTTTTTCCACAGGATTTACCCTGCTCATCCTGCTCCTTTCCGAGGTAGTGCCCAAAACCATCGGCGTGACCCATTGTCGGGCCACGGCTACGGTGCTGGCACCGTTGGTGGCCGGGCTCACGGTCCTGCTGCGGCCGTGGATTTTTCTCGTGCAAGGGGTCGTGCGCTGGATTCAAGGCGGTAGTCATCACGGACCGCTGGCCACCGAAGAAGACCTTGTGGCCATGATCCACCTCTCCCGCCAGGCCGGGGTCATTCGCCCGTACGAAGAGTCTTCGTTGCGCAACATCTTGGCCTTGGACCGCAAGACCGTGGCCGACATCATGACCCCGCGCCTGGTGATCTTTTCGCTCCCGGTGGATTTGACCGTGGATGAGGCTTGGCGTAAGGGCGCCCCGTGGCCGCATAGTCGGGTACCGGTGTATGCAGGCAGCGATCCCGAAGATATTGTCGGATTGGTATACCGCCGGGAAGTGCTCCAGGCCCTGGCCGAAGACAAACACCACCTGCCGCTCGTCAACCTCGTCCGGCCGGTGGAGTTCGTGCCGGAAGGAATGCATCTGGACCGTTTGCTCGTCCGCTTCTTGGAAAGCCGCACCCATCTTATGGTGGTGCTCGACGAATACGGCGGGGTGTCCGGCGTGGTGAGTCTGGAAGACGTGCTCGAAGAGATTCTCGGCAAGGAAATTGTGGACGAGACCGATCAGGTGGCGGACATGCAGGAGCTGGCGCGGCGCCGGCGTAAGGTCCGGCCTTCATGA
- a CDS encoding cytochrome c maturation protein CcmE translates to MLKARQGWMYAVAFALVAAGVGYLVVSGISQEKMYFLNVREALAMPAGQSHPARLFGLVLAEGLDRPASGLGANFVLQDKDDPSQRLLVRYSGAVPDTFKPGVEVIVEGTLSGTTFDATVLMTKCPSKYQKDEQGRMRPPGYTGS, encoded by the coding sequence ATGCTCAAGGCAAGACAAGGATGGATGTACGCAGTGGCCTTTGCCCTGGTGGCGGCAGGGGTCGGCTACTTGGTGGTGAGCGGGATTTCTCAGGAAAAGATGTATTTTCTCAATGTCCGTGAGGCGCTGGCCATGCCTGCCGGCCAGAGCCATCCGGCGCGGCTCTTTGGGCTGGTGCTCGCCGAAGGTCTGGATCGTCCGGCAAGCGGCCTGGGGGCGAATTTCGTGCTCCAGGACAAAGACGACCCCAGCCAGCGGCTCCTGGTGCGCTATTCGGGTGCCGTTCCAGACACCTTCAAGCCCGGCGTGGAAGTCATTGTGGAGGGCACACTTTCGGGCACGACCTTCGATGCCACGGTGCTCATGACCAAATGCCCATCCAAGTATCAGAAAGATGAACAGGGCCGCATGCGGCCGCCGGGATATACCGGTTCCTAA
- the ccsA gene encoding cytochrome c biogenesis protein CcsA, with protein sequence MHAVCFVLLFACLVGGIYVAVTSALRLAAGETVSLTVLERSQTALAAVALLVSLVLVYALAIRDFSFVYVRDYTDTFLPLFYAVTAFWAGQDGSFLFWYVALAVMGMVVARTEGYRSLSEPGKVLFWLFYLAVELFFLYALTGPSNPFLRLDPAPKQGNGLNPLLQNPGMIFHPPLLFLGYAAYTVPACMAVAGALAGDRGWIFAMRNWNLAAWSFLSAGIALGAWWSYMELGWGGYWAWDPVENASLIPWLAGTAFLHTAVAGRSGALFRTNVFLAWITVLLCFFATFVVRSGMIESLHAFGGSRMGVPLLVLLLLGIGWTVYVTLRTPSGAPTDETIWNRPGMLFVAAWLLVGMAVVVLVGVTWPLLSGLWSTSTQGLGADFYNRACLPLGAGLMLLMAVCPWFAQKIGIADRVGLGVVLFSGLLGAAGMLLAGYRHPLAVVGGLGGFMTIACVLMVFVRRPQWLRSRALLGAYGVHLGMGLIAVGIAFSAAYKTEVEVELARGGEAVLGEYRFVYEELLHDHDGPVERHTARVRVWRDGRELGVVVPEKRLYPNFRQSFAEVSVIPSLGREVYASLLGFDEAEKASFKFSLQPLVNWIWIGSTLACVAAFMAMRRTRQS encoded by the coding sequence ATGCACGCCGTATGCTTTGTGCTCCTTTTCGCCTGTCTGGTGGGCGGGATCTATGTGGCCGTGACCTCGGCCTTGCGCCTTGCCGCGGGGGAGACGGTCTCTCTCACCGTGCTCGAGCGGTCCCAGACGGCGTTGGCCGCCGTGGCGCTCTTGGTGTCGCTGGTGCTCGTGTACGCCTTGGCTATTCGGGACTTTTCTTTTGTGTACGTGCGCGACTACACGGACACCTTTTTGCCGCTCTTCTACGCCGTGACCGCGTTTTGGGCGGGCCAGGACGGCTCGTTTTTGTTCTGGTATGTGGCCCTGGCGGTGATGGGCATGGTGGTCGCCCGCACGGAGGGCTACCGGAGCCTGAGTGAGCCGGGCAAGGTCCTCTTTTGGCTCTTTTACCTCGCGGTGGAACTCTTTTTTCTCTATGCCTTGACCGGCCCGAGCAATCCGTTTCTGCGTTTGGACCCGGCGCCCAAGCAGGGCAATGGTCTCAATCCACTGCTGCAAAATCCCGGCATGATCTTCCATCCGCCGCTGCTCTTTTTAGGATACGCGGCCTATACCGTGCCGGCATGCATGGCCGTGGCCGGAGCCTTGGCCGGGGATCGGGGTTGGATCTTTGCCATGCGCAATTGGAATCTGGCGGCCTGGAGCTTTCTTTCCGCAGGCATCGCTTTGGGGGCCTGGTGGTCCTACATGGAGCTGGGCTGGGGCGGATACTGGGCCTGGGATCCGGTGGAAAACGCCTCACTCATCCCGTGGCTTGCGGGCACAGCTTTTCTCCATACCGCGGTGGCGGGGCGCAGTGGTGCCCTTTTTCGCACCAATGTCTTTCTCGCGTGGATCACCGTGCTGTTGTGCTTTTTTGCCACCTTCGTGGTGCGCAGCGGCATGATCGAGTCGCTGCATGCCTTTGGGGGCAGTCGCATGGGGGTACCGCTTTTGGTGCTGCTGCTCTTGGGGATCGGGTGGACCGTATACGTGACCCTACGGACCCCGTCCGGCGCCCCCACCGATGAGACCATCTGGAATCGGCCGGGGATGCTCTTTGTGGCGGCCTGGCTTTTGGTGGGCATGGCGGTGGTCGTACTCGTGGGGGTCACCTGGCCGCTTTTGAGCGGTTTGTGGAGTACTTCCACCCAGGGCTTGGGTGCGGACTTTTACAACCGCGCCTGTCTTCCCTTGGGGGCTGGCCTCATGCTGCTCATGGCCGTGTGTCCTTGGTTTGCCCAGAAGATCGGCATCGCGGACCGGGTGGGCCTTGGGGTGGTGCTCTTTTCCGGACTCTTGGGCGCGGCTGGGATGCTCCTCGCGGGCTACCGGCATCCTTTGGCCGTGGTCGGCGGCCTTGGCGGTTTCATGACCATTGCCTGCGTGCTCATGGTCTTTGTGCGTCGCCCCCAATGGTTGCGCTCCCGGGCGCTTCTCGGGGCGTACGGAGTGCACTTGGGCATGGGACTCATTGCCGTGGGGATCGCTTTTTCTGCGGCCTACAAGACCGAAGTGGAAGTGGAACTCGCCCGCGGCGGGGAGGCCGTTTTGGGGGAGTACCGCTTTGTGTATGAGGAATTGCTCCACGATCACGACGGCCCGGTGGAGCGCCACACTGCGCGGGTGCGGGTGTGGCGGGACGGTCGCGAGCTTGGCGTCGTGGTGCCAGAAAAGCGCTTGTATCCGAACTTCCGCCAGAGCTTCGCGGAAGTGTCGGTGATCCCGTCCTTGGGGAGGGAGGTATACGCGAGCCTTCTGGGCTTTGACGAGGCCGAGAAGGCAAGCTTCAAGTTCAGCCTCCAGCCGTTGGTGAATTGGATTTGGATCGGCTCTACCTTGGCGTGTGTGGCCGCATTCATGGCCATGCGCCGCACGCGGCAGTCATGA